One window from the genome of Ananas comosus cultivar F153 linkage group 13, ASM154086v1, whole genome shotgun sequence encodes:
- the LOC109719107 gene encoding pentatricopeptide repeat-containing protein At3g16610 isoform X1 has translation MRIVVSPLLLLRFHVPYKTLFPMFHCFVHQCTSSTKLNHLRLPNTSNINNSKNDFDAYCTLLEACIRSKSLVKGKKIHQEILRNDTHIANSVLLEKIACMYISCGEIGLARNVFDKVPQPSVFLWNALIRAYSWNGPFGKAIELYYQMVGLGVEPNKFTFPFVLKACSGMLALEEGVDIHNHARRVGLDSDLFVSTALIDMYMKCGCLDDSHRLFNKMPKRDVVAWNAMVAGYAFHGFHDETINFVLEMQREGMAPNASTMVAILPVVGQAKSLRQGKGIHGYCMRRRFDEKDVLVGTAVLDMYAKCERLDHACKVFNRMMVRNEVTWSAIISGYVSCDRMAEVLGLFNDMMLAGSSFLSPTSLAGVLRACAKLADLEKGKQLHSLLIKSGYFLDLTAGNSLLSMYAQAGNTDDALALFDEMPVSDTVSYSALISGFIQNGNAEEAFLIFKKMQLSNIEPDDATMVGIIPACAHLAALQHGKCSHGYVIVRGFTSDNSICNALIDMYAKCGRIDLSRKVFDKMPTRDIVTWNTLIAGYGLHGLGHEAISLFIAMESERLKPDDITFISLISACSHSGLVTEGKYWFNAMRKIYSIIPRMEHYICTVDLLGRGGFLYEAYDFIQMMPFKPDVRVWGALLGACRVHKNIELGEKVSRMVEMLGFEGTGNFVLLSNIYSAAGKFDEAAQIRIMQREKGFTKSPGCSWIEIKGSLHAFTGGDRSHPQSSIIYQKLERLLVDIRKFGYRPDVTFALHDVEEEEKEHALLYHSEKLAIAFGILILRNDQTIFITKNLRVCGDCHMAIKYFTLVTRRVIVVRDVNRFHHFKDGCCSCGDFW, from the coding sequence ATGAGAATAGTAGTATCCCCATTGCTACTACTTCGCTTCCACGTCCCGTATAAAACTCTTTTCCCCATGTTCCATTGCTTTGTCCATCAATGCACAAGCTCTACTAAACTCAACCATCTTCGTCTCCCCAACACTTCTAACATCAATAATTCTAAGAACGACTTTGATGCGTATTGCACGCTCCTCGAAGCTTGCATTCGATCGAAGTCACTTGTAAAGGGTAAGAAGATCCATCAAGAGATATTGAGAAACGATACCCATATCGCAAATTCCGTTTTGTTAGAGAAGATCGCTTGTATGTACATATCATGCGGTGAAATCGGGCTTGCCCGCAATGTGTTTGATAAAGTTCCCCAACCAAGTGTGTTTCTTTGGAATGCCCTCATCAGAGCTTATTCTTGGAATGGCCCTTTTGGTAAGGCGATTGAGTTATACTATCAGATGGTTGGTTTAGGAGTTGAGCCGAACAAGTTCACATTCCCTTTCGTTCTCAAAGCGTGCTCGGGTATGCTTGCTTTGGAGGAGGGAGTGGACATACATAACCATGCGAGAAGAGTCGGGTTGGACTCCGACCTCTTTGTGTCTACTGCTTTGATAGACATGTATATGAAATGCGGGTGTTTAGATGATTCTCACAGACTCTTCAATAAAATGCCTAAAAGAGATGTCGTCGCTTGGAATGCCATGGTTGCTGGCTATGCCTTTCATGGTTTTCATGATGAAACAATTAATTTTGTTCTAGAGATGCAAAGAGAAGGCATGGCCCCCAATGCTTCCACTATGGTAGCAATTCTCCCGGTGGTGGGACAAGCGAAGTCTCTTAGACAGGGAAAAGGCATTCATGGGTATTGCATGAGGAGGCGTTTTGATGAGAAAGATGTTTTGGTGGGTACCGCTGTGTTGGATATGTATGCGAAATGTGAGCGATTGGATCATGCTTGCAAAGTATTTAATCGAATGATGGTGAGAAATGAGGTAACTTGGAGTGCAATTATTAGTGGATATGTTTCGTGTGATAGGATGGCGGAAGTGTTGGGCTTGTTCAATGACATGATGCTTGCGGGTTCTTCCTTTTTGTCACCAACCTCTCTTGCAGGTGTTCTTAGAGCATGTGCAAAATTGGCTGATCTAGAAAAGGGTAAACAATTACACTCACTTTTAATAAAATCTGggtattttttagatttaactGCAGGGAACTCGCTTCTTTCAATGTATGCACAAGCCGGAAATACCGATGATGCATTGGCCCTTTTTGACGAAATGCCTGTGAGCGATACTGTTTCTTATAGTGCACTTATATCAGGGTTTATACAAAATGGTAATGCAGAGGAAGCATTTCTTATATTCAAAAAGATGCAATTATCCAATATAGAGCCAGATGATGCAACCATGGTCGGAATTATCCCAGCTTGCGCCCATTTGGCTGCTCTACAACATGGGAAATGCAGCCACGGCTATGTTATAGTTCGTGGATTCACATCCGATAACTCAATATGTAATGCCCTAATTGACATGTACGCGAAGTGTGGAAGGATCGACCTTTCGAGAAAGGTGTTCGATAAAATGCCGACTCGGGATATTGTAACTTGGAATACACTAATCGCGGGATATGGACTTCACGGTCTCGGTCATGAAGCCATTTCTTTATTCATTGCAATGGAGAGCGAGCGGCTAAAGCCGGATGATATTACATTTATATCCCTAATCTCTGCTTGTAGTCATTCAGGACTTGTTACGGAAGGAAAGTATTGGTTTAACGCAATGAGGAAGATCTACAGCATAATCCCAAGAATGGAACATTATATTTGCACTGTGGATCTTTTGGGTCGTGGAGGATTTCTCTATGAAGCCTATGATTTTATCCAAATGATGCCATTCAAGCCTGATGTTCGCGTGTGGGGTGCTTTACTTGGAGCTTGTCGAGTTCATAAGAATATTGAATTAGGAGAGAAGGTATCGAGAATGGTCGAAATGCTAGGATTCGAGGGTACTGGGAATTTTGTTTtactatcaaatatatatagtgCTGCAGGGAAATTTGACGAGGCAGCACAAATTAGAATTATGCAGAGGGAGAAGGGCTTTACGAAGAGCCCGGGATGTAGTTGGATTGAGATTAAAGGCTCTCTTCACGCTTTTACTGGCGGGGATCGATCGCATCCACAATCATCTATTATATATCAGAAGTTGGAGAGATTGTTAGTGGATATTAGGAAATTTGGTTACCGACCCGATGTAACTTTTGCGTTGCATGATgtggaagaagaggagaaggaacATGCCCTTCTTTATCACAGCGAGAAGCTTGCGATAGCGTTTGGGATTCTCATCTTGAGGAATGATCAGACTATCTTTATCACGAAAAATCTGCGTGTATGTGGAGATTGTCACATGGCGATAAAATACTTTACACTGGTTACAAGAAGGGTCATCGTGGTGCGAGATGTTAATAGGTTCCATCATTTCAAGGACGGGTGTTGTAGTTGCGGCGATTTTTGGTGA